In Festucalex cinctus isolate MCC-2025b chromosome 9, RoL_Fcin_1.0, whole genome shotgun sequence, the DNA window GTCCCATTGCAGATGGATAAAGGACAAAGTTATGATTCCTCCTTTTGGGAGACATCCTCACATTTCCTGTAATGCATGCGTATAAACTACtctctatttaaaaaataaaaataaaacaattaaataaacatGAGTGCAAGCCAAGGTACTTTCCGAATAAGGCAGTTAGCCAACCAGGAACCATATGAAATATTGCATCTCAACGAGAAGACATTTGATTGCCCCATTGCGAATGGAAAAAGGACAAAGTTATGATTCCTCCTTTTGGGAGACATCCTCACATTTCCCTGTGGCTTTGTAATGCATGCGTATAACTACTCtctatcaaaataataataataataaaataaaataaacacaaaacatattttttgcaaTTCCTCACATTAATTGAGTCACATGGTCTCTCAAGTGTAAATGATTTATAAACAAGCCCACGTTTCTGAAGTAGTTTCCCCACtacatttaacaaaataaaaatacttttaaaccaAATGATATtgacaaacacattttcaattatAAATTCAATCAGTTTTCAGTGAATACTGTACTGAATGCATGCAACTTAAATTTTCAACATGTAATACAATCCAATTTAAACGGTGATATTGGTTGTCGGATAAGCCCAAAATTCTGACCCCTCAAAGCATGTTCAATGCATATGAATTTGCCCCTGCACACAAAGCAATGCTCATCAAAGTATGCTTGGAGGATTTTGGTGTGGAGGAGAGCACTCACCACGACCAAGCAAAGACCATTCGGAAAAAAAGTCAACGTATCGTTTGAGCCACACTCTCTCTCAGGCCAAATGTCAGTCACCTCTGACCTCACAGAAGACATTTGTACGGAGAAACTCGCTGCACATTacctttcattttcatttaatattAATGTCAAGCCAGATGCTTTGGTGTGTTGGGGGGAAACAAACTAAGCCAAAGTTAAACCAATATGTATCATTTTGCCTCGGAACCCATAtttaacttgattttttttttaactgtcaacATTATGCTTGGGTCACTGTGTGATGTGATTATTACAGAACAATGAAGAGAACAACCATCCTTCCGATATTTATATTGTTCAGTCATGCTTCATGGAGCAGGAACCagccccagctgactttgggcaacaGGCACATGAAGCCAAAGAAGCATTCAGACATATCACCATCGTGGGAATTGATCAAACTGACTAGATGATGGAACCATCttggtaaaacaaaaaatgtccaagacCTAGCTGTTCAAACACTGACAAAATAAGAGATTTAAACTTAAAGGACATCTAAGGGACAAGGATACCATTTGTGCTGAGAGACTGGCTTAGCATGATTATTAATGGCTAGGGAATCAGAATGGAGAAGCACATTTGTGCAGGGAAGTTATTTCAATACAAATAGTGCAAatggacaacaacaaaatgtttgctGAAAAATGAGAATGCATTAATGATAGTGCCTACCTCTAAAGGGTCAAAAGAATCCTGAAGCTCATCAACAAAGTCACTTGGGCTTTTCCTCAGAGTTTGGTCAGCAGGCAGCGTGTTGTCATTGTAAGAAGACACAAACTTAAAGTCGCTGGTTCTGGAACCTGTTGTCAAGTAGGCGTCATAGTTGTAGGTGCTGCGTAAAGTTCCTGTGCCGTCAACATCTGCGTAATTAGGAGGGAGATACGCGCTGGGGATGGCAACTGCTCCATCAAACAACAGTCTGGGCTTTCTCCTGCGACAAAACCTCACACCCaggacgatgatgatgaaggtCAGGAAGAAGGTGGACACGGACACCAGGGCGATGATCAGGTAAGAGGTCACTTTGGAATTCTTGTCGTCATAAGAAATGTCCTTCAGTTCTGGCACCTCAGCCAAGTTATCCGAAATCAGTAAATACATGGAGCAGGTGGCAGAGAGAGGGGGCTGTCCGTTATCTTTCACGGCCACAATCAGGTTCTGTTTCATGCTGTCAGACTCGGAAATGTCCCGCTGGGTCCTGATCTCTCCACTGTGGAGACCAATGGTGAAAAGTCCCGGATCTGTGGACTTGACAATATGATAGGACAGCCAGGCGTTCTGTCCAGAGTCGGCGTCCACCGCTATCACTTTGGACACCACAGAGCCTCCGTGTGCAGCTTTGGGGACCAGCTCGGTCATGAAGGAGTTGCCCTCCGGGGCGGGGTACAGTATCTGAGGAGAGTTGTCATTCACGTCCGATATGTACACACTGACGCTCACGTTGCTGCTCAGCGGAGGAGAACCGTTGTCTCTGGCCATCACGTGGACTTGAAAACTCCTCAAGTGTTCGTAATCAAACGACCTGACGGCGTGGATCACCCCCGTGTCTCCATTAACAGACACGTAGGAGGACACCGGGGCACCGTTCACCTCAACGGGTAACAGAGAGTAAATCACGGTGCCGTTCTGTCTCCAGTCGGGGTCTCGAGCACTAACAGAACATAAAGTGGAGCCAGCTTTGTTATTTTCACTCACATATGCGCTGTAGGACTGTTCCTCAAACACAGGTGGGTTGTCGTTGATGTCTCCTACAGATAAGTGAACACTTTTGGAGGAGGACAGAGGAGGAGAGCCTTCGTCAGTGGCACTGATTGTAAAGTTGTAATCTGACACTAGTTCACGGTCAAGTTGGCCAGTGGTTactaaagaataataatttttaattgaAGGAACTAACTTGAAcgggacattttgttgaatggaGCAGTGGACTAGCCCGTTTTTCTCAGAGTCTCTGTCCTGCACATTAATGATGCCCACCTCAGTACCAGGTGACACATTCTCAGCTACTGAATTAGACAGTGACTTTACGTAAATAACTGGGGTGTTGTCATTTGTGTCAATAATTTCAATAATTAGGGTTGCATATGAGGCTAACCCCAGACCATCTTTGGCACTTATCTGCATTTCGTATGATGAATCTCTTTCATAATCTATAGAACCTGCCACTTTGACCTCTCCTGTTTTAGGACTGAGAGAAAACACTTGATGGTCATCGACATGATCAAATCCATAAAAAACATCCCCATTTATTCCATCATCGGGGTCAGTGGCACTCAGTGTTATCACCAAAGTATCAAGAGGAGAGTTTTCAGGCAGACTAGCTTTATAGACTGTCTGACTAAACACAGGTGCATTATCATTAGCGTCCAGCACAGTGATGAGTATTCGCACTGTACCGGATCTCTGAGGGGACCCGCCATCATATGCGGTCAGCAGGAGTATAATTTCGTTTTGGTTCTCTCTGTCTAATTCTTTTTCTAAGACTAACTCGCCATATTTTCGTCCAGTACCCTtcgttttgacatttaatgagAAGTGTTCATTTTTCTGAAGGGAGTAGCCCTGAACAGCATTCTCACCAATGTCTGCATCATGGGCCTCATCCAAGGGAAAATGTGCACCTTTGTCCGCAGATTCACGTATTTCCAATTTCAGCAATTCTTCCTTAAATTGCGGTGAATTATCATTAATGTCTTGAACGCGAATATTAATACGGTGCAGTTCAAGGGGGTTTTCCAGAACAATGTCCTGTTTGAGCACACACGACGGCTTTTTTGCACACAGCCCTTCTCTGTCGATCCTCTCCTGGACAAGCAAGTCTCCGGTGTTGAGATTAATTCCGCAGCATTTCACGTTGCTATCTTCCGTGTCGATGCGGGCCTTGCGAGCAGCGAGCCTACCGGATTCGAGCCCCAGATCCTTCGCAATGTTGCCGATTATAGATCCACGTTTCATCTCCTCTGCAACAGAATAGCTCACATCCCCGCGGACGGAATGGAGGACGAGAAATACAAAAGCAAGTCCAGAACGTAGAGCCATTCTTCCGTGTCCAGTTCAAGAGAGCGTTCGCTCAATATCAAATCCACTtgttcaaaatatatttgattttaattatttattcacaGCAGTCATACAAGAAACTGCTGCGGAAAACACCAGCACAAAACAGGATGAGGCGGCGATTTCATTAACAAAGAAAGGGAGTGAACATATTTTCCAGTCTGTTGGTGCATACTGACACCAAGAGTATTAGTTGTGCTATAACAATGCCTggctttatatatatgtatatattgcaaaataataataataataataataataataataataataataataataataataataataataataataataataataataataaatttcctaaaaaaatcatatctttgtgtatttttcataCGGGATTTATCTTGATATACCTTAATGCAATTaataaaaacactgacaaaaataaagggaattgcaataaaatattgaaattgcattattattattattattattattattattattattattattattattattattattattattattattattatcagcagcagcatcatcatcatcattattattatattattgttataataataatatattaataataataatagtaattataattataataataataataatggtaataataataatgataataataccaattatcattattattattattattgttattaatattattattattattatgccgtTACTACCGAAACTATTAATTTAATCAATataatcatcgtcatcatcatcatcttgcaCCATCTGTATCAAACTGGAAATAAAAACTGTCTCCTCTCCGCTCCAACGGAATGAACAATTGGTTCCACTGTTTAAAGATAAAATTAAGtaacatatattaaaaaaacatttaatgtgGTGCTTGTAGTCAATTAAACTGCCAAATTCTTATTAATCCGGGTCAGCCTAGCCTTCATTTAAGAGTGAAAAACAAATATCAAACAATAAGACTTTTGaccgataataataataataataataataataataataataataataataataataatcataacaataacaataacaataacaataacaataacaataacaataacaataacaataacaataacaataataataataataataataataataataataatgggattggctggccaccagttcagggtgtaccccaactGCCTGTAGCCAACTGGgatgctccagcacccccgcgacgcttgtgaggaataagcggttaataaAATGGAAGGATACTAcgactaataataaaatattaataatactaataataataataattataataataataataatgctaataataataataataataataataataataataataataatagtaattattattattattattattattagtagtagtagcagtagtagtagtagtagtagtattaactAAAGACAAGACTACTGTGGGAAAAGCAAGAAGCGGAACTGACACTGATATTAACCCAAGCACGATTCAGGTGTACGGTAAATTAAACGGAAAAGTTAAGCATGAACAGTTTGCCCGTTTTCTCATTCCGAAATCATGGCAGAGTGTATATATTGAAAACAACTAAATATTGATTTGAAACAAGGACAAAGGGGGAAAATTATGGcagtatatatatgtttttttaactttgaaatTGTTCATCAATCTAATCAGTTTTACCATTCAAGATAATAGAATGGCTGCTGGGAACAATCTCAGAAGAACTCAATACTGTGACGAATTGACTagaatttacaataaataactggcaaaaaaatccagctaattcttgtaaaatttcAGTACGTTAAAACATATTTGTAAaagtatttatccatccattttcaggaccgcttattcctcactagggtcgcggggggtgctggcgcctatctcagctggctctgggcagtaggcgggggacaccctggaccggttgccgaccaatcgcagggcacacagagacgaacaaccatccacactcacaagcacacctagggacaattcagagcacccaattaacctgccatgcatgtctttggaatgtgggaggagaccggagtgcccggagaagacccacggggagaacatgcaaactccacccatgccggagcctggactcgaactggagtcctcagaagtggaaggcggacgtgctaaccaccgtTCCGCCCTTAaaagtatttactgtatataaattagtaacttaatgtattttattttacagtaattCATTACAACCGTTTCTTATACGTAATTTACAGCAATTTACTGAAATGAATAATACTGTATGGCGTTGTAAAATCCACTATCCATGCATTTCCGCTTATTTTCCTCCAAAAGAGtcgcacagggagaacatgcaagctcCATCccggaaggccgaagcccggactcgatcccacaccctcagcactgggagacggacgtgccaaccaatcagctcGCGTGACACCCTCGTTGTAAAATCAATCCACGTTCTGCAGCCGAGTGCATGAATGAATGTTAGCTGTAATGCCTGCATTTGAAGACAAAACAGACTGCCTCGCGCTAAAATATTACTCCCCAATATTCCCTGATTGTCCTTGCCACGGTGACAATCGGTCCGCTATTTGCTTCTTCTCCGATAGAGATACCCACCAAAacctgtatactgtatatacagtacatgccaAACCATAtaattgctgtaaaatgtacagtatttgaccGCTATAATTATAGAGAAACTTAatgtactgttttttgtttttgttttataatgaaCTTTGTTTTCCCCATAATTCATTGCTGTATAACgttaaatactgtaaaataaaaacaaaaaacaacaacaaataatgcTCTAATTTTTTACTGTGTATTTTGCAGAAATTTGATAAAGTGTTTATGTTCAAATGATTAGTTTGTAGAAAGAGAAACATTGACATCGACcttcatcaccaccaccaccaccaccaccaccaccaccaccaccaccaacaacaacaacaacaacaacaacaacaacaacaacaacaacaacaacagcaaatgtATTACTCACAACCCGAAAATTGATTCGAAAAATGGGGAGAAAAAGGCAAATTGCTGTTGCATGTTTCCAGAATCTATAGGTCAAATATCATCAATGTCTTCATCAGTTAATAAAGTTTCATCAACTTCCAAAAACATGATTATCAGTAGGCTATATAAGAATCAAACCATTTAAAAGAGGTCTGGCCAAGttgtggttgaaaaaaaaaatattgctcattttctgAAGTTAAATGAGTGAGAGGGTGCATAAAACATTTCCAATGTGACTATAACAAGCAATAGAGCCAAGAAAGTATGGTGCCTACCTCCAAAGGGTCAAAGGAATCGTGAAGCTCATCAACAAAATCACTTGGGCTTTTCCTGAGAGTCTGGTCAGCAGGCAGCGTATTGTCATTGTAAGAAGACACAAATTTAAAATCACTGGTTCTGGAACCTGTTGTCAAGTAGGCGTCATAGTTGTAGGTGCTGCGTAAAGTTCCTGTGCCGTCAACATCTGCGTAATTAGGAGGGAGATACGCGCTGGGGATGGCAACTGCTCCATCAAACAACAGTCTGGGCTTTCTCCTGCGACAAAACCTCACACCCaggacgatgatgatgaaggtCAGGAAGAAGGTGGACACGGACACCAGGGCGATGATCAGGTAAGAGGTCACTTTGGAATTCTTGTCGTCATAAGAAATGTCCTTCAGTTCTGGCACCTCAGCCAAGTTATCCGAAATCAGTAAATACATGGAGCAGGTGGCAGAGAGAGGGGGCTGTCCGTTATCTTTCACGGCCACAATCAGGTTCTGTTTCATGCTGTCAGACTCCGAAATGTCCCGCTGGGTCCTGATCTCTCCACTGTGGAGACCAATGGTGAAAAGTCCCGGATCTGTGGACTTGACAATATGATAGGACAGCCAGGCGTTCTGTCCAGAGTCGGCGTCCACCGCTATCACTTTGGACACCACAGAGCCTCCGTGTGCAGCTTTGGGGACCAGCTCGGTCATGAAGGAGTTGCCCTCCGGGGCGGGGTACAGTATCTGAGGAGAGTTGTCATTCACGTCCGATATGTACACACTGACGCTCACGTTGCTGCTCAGCGGAGGAGAACCGTTGTCTCTGGCCATCACGTGGACTTGAAAACTCCTCAAGTGTTCGTAATCAAACGACCTGACGGCGTGGATCACCCCCGTGTCTCCGTTAACAGACACGTAGGAGGACACCGGGGCACCGTTCACCTCAGCGGGTAACAGAGAGTAAATCACGGTGCCATTCTGTCTCCAGTCGGGGTCTTGAGCACTAACAGAACATAAAGTGGAGCCAGCTTTGTTATTTTCACTCACATATGCGCTGTAGGACTGTTCCTCAAACACAGGTGGGTTGTCGTTGATGTCTCCTACAGACAAGTGGACATTTTTGAAGGAGGACAGAGGAGGAGAGCCCTCGTCGGTGGCACTGATTGTGATGTTGTAATCGGACACTCGTTCACGGTCAAGTGGTCCAGTAGTCACCaaagaataataattcttaaTAGAAGGAACTAGTTTAAAGGGAACATTTTGTTGAATGGAGCAGTGGACCTGTCCATTTTTCTCAGAGTCTCTGTCTTGCACATTAATAATGCCCACCTCAGCACCAGGTGGCACATTTTCTGCTACTGAATTAAACAGTGACTTTAAATTGATTACAGGAGCATTGTCATTTACATcaattatatttataattacTTTTGCCTCAGAGGACAGGCCATAACCGTCTTTGGCTTCAACCAACACTTCATGACTTGATGCATCTTCATAATCTATCTCACCTACCACAAGAATTTCTCCCGTTTTCTGATTGAGGGAGAAcatattttttgctttgtcaGACAGCCTGCTGAACTCATATGTAACTTCACCATTGATTCCTTCATCTGCATCCGATGCACTTACGGTGATAACTGGGGTTTTTATGGCCGAATCTTCCTTCACAGATGTTCTATAAACAGCCTGAGTAAAAACTGGGGCGTTGTCATTAGCATCAAGCACAATGACATGAATGACTACAGTACCAGATCTCTGAGGAGAACCACCATCCACGGCTGTTAACAATAATTTAATTTCCTGCTGCTCTTCTCTGTCTAATTCCTTATCTAAAATCAGCTCACCGTATTTGCTGCCTTCATTTGTGGTCTGaatgcgaaacacaaaattggaaTTTCGCTGCAAAATGTACCTTTGCACGGAATTTGTTCCAATATCCGCATCATGAGCTGCATTAATGCGATATTTGGCTCCTTTGTCAGCGGATTCACTTATTTCCAGCTTCACAAAATCTTTTGAGAAAATTGGGGAATTATCGTTTACATCTTGAATTTGCAAAGACAACCGATGGAGTTCCAAAGGATTTTCCAGCAGCAGTTCGAATTTAAGAACACACGAAGGCTTTTCCCCGCAGTGCTCCTCTCTGTCGATTCTGTCAGCAACCATTAAATCCCCCGTCCGGAGATTTATTCCACAATACTGTTTGTTGCTATTTTCCATATCAACACGAGCCTTGCGAGCAGACAATTTCCCCACCTCCAATCCGAGATCCTTCGCAATATTTCCAATCACTGATCCGCGTTTCATCTCCTCTTGAACAGAATAGCTGAGATCTCCGTGTGCATATCCGAGCAGAACAAAGAAAAAAGCAACGCTCCAACATGGGACCATGTGCCATAAATGCGCCATTCTCTGATAGACACACAAAATAGGACCGACTGCAAAAGAATCAGAAGCCCATTCGATCTCTCGTCGTTGTCCTTTGTCTTCTGTTTTAAATGCTATGAAGAACACTAGAGTCCAGTTATATGTGGCGTGCAGCACACACCAAACATTATGAATTCTCTGCTGGTCTATGGTGACACCATGTGTTCAATTAAAATACTGCGTTTGTAACGGACTACACTGGAGGCCTAttcatgtgacttttttttagacGTGCTACCTTTCCTGTCACTGTAAATAATCAAGTGAATGACATTTAATTGCATGTGAAACATTAAAAAGTTTGAACGGCGGACACAAATAcagtcttattaaaaaaaaacaacctaaaaacACTGGTAACACCCATTAGTTTGTCCCAAAAATTAGTATTCAATTGCATAATGTTTATAAAGTTTGTACAATAATTAAGAAAAcataaaggaaaataaaattcaaactaTGTTTTCCCTAAAAGGGGCATTCGTTTCATAAAGTGGAACTCTTTCGTGGGATTAATATTTAAATTGCCTGCagaaagaaagtaaaaaaaaaaaaaaaaaaaattctagccaccAATGCTATGTAGCATTTTACTGACTCCCTTCGCAACTGAAATTCAATGATTTGTACCTCAATCTAAAAAAAGTGTCAATCAATTTGGTGCattatgcaaaataaaaattaaagtttgaatgtttttctttgttttgtaagACAAGTGTCACTGTTATATAGCCACTTGgctaaacttaaaacaaaagtaCAGTGAGATAAAATTAGAGTAGACTGAAAATACATAACAAGAAGTGGAGCAAAATATTCAGCACCAAGGACAGAGAGAAGTGTGAATTAATTATCACTTCTCCTCTTCATGACCTGTATGTAATTGTACAGAAAATAAAGCATGATCAGTTGGCCAGGGTTCTCTAAATGTGATAATGGAAGAAACGACTATAGAGTACATATTCAATGCAACTACATCTGCATTAGTTTGTCTGAACAGATGCAAAGGAGACAAAAGTATGCCAGTTGGTAAACAGTCAAGTTACATTTGCTAAAATTGTTCACTATTCACCCACCCATCCAGTACCACACTCCCTATTTCGGTTAATGAGAAAGCTGTGACCAATATCAGCTGACAAAACTCATCTAGCATTCAATTTTGCAGTTTGCAGAAATTGACCACCCTCACAAAAACAACAGCACCTCAACCACAATGTAAAAACAAGTTCAAActgacaaaatcaaaacaaaagcttGACAACTCTTACATCGTTAAGGCACAAGCATAAGCAGTGAAATTACAAACATGCTGACATAACTAAAGGTAAAAAATACTCAGTTAA includes these proteins:
- the LOC144025487 gene encoding protocadherin gamma-A4-like isoform X38, with the protein product MALRSGLAFVFLVLHSVRGDVSYSVAEEMKRGSIIGNIAKDLGLESGRLAARKARIDTEDSNVKCCGINLNTGDLLVQERIDREGLCAKKPSCVLKQDIVLENPLELHRINIRVQDINDNSPQFKEELLKLEIRESADKGAHFPLDEAHDADIGENAVQGYSLQKNEHFSLNVKTKGTGRKYGELVLEKELDRENQNEIILLLTAYDGGSPQRSGTVRILITVLDANDNAPVFSQTVYKASLPENSPLDTLVITLSATDPDDGINGDVFYGFDHVDDHQVFSLSPKTGEVKVAGSIDYERDSSYEMQISAKDGLGLASYATLIIEIIDTNDNTPVIYVKSLSNSVAENVSPGTEVGIINVQDRDSEKNGLVHCSIQQNVPFKLVPSIKNYYSLVTTGQLDRELVSDYNFTISATDEGSPPLSSSKSVHLSVGDINDNPPVFEEQSYSAYVSENNKAGSTLCSVSARDPDWRQNGTVIYSLLPVEVNGAPVSSYVSVNGDTGVIHAVRSFDYEHLRSFQVHVMARDNGSPPLSSNVSVSVYISDVNDNSPQILYPAPEGNSFMTELVPKAAHGGSVVSKVIAVDADSGQNAWLSYHIVKSTDPGLFTIGLHSGEIRTQRDISESDSMKQNLIVAVKDNGQPPLSATCSMYLLISDNLAEVPELKDISYDDKNSKVTSYLIIALVSVSTFFLTFIIIVLGVRFCRRRKPRLLFDGAVAIPSAYLPPNYADVDGTGTLRSTYNYDAYLTTGSRTSDFKFVSSYNDNTLPADQTLRKSPSDFVDELQDSFDPLEQKPPNNDWRFNQGARPGPSGPHMPYGTHIRWTPKSGTRAAGGPEVAMGTGPWPQPPTEAEQLQALMAAANVSEATGTLGPGTMGLSTRYSPQFTLQHVPDYRQNVYIPGSTATLTSNPQQQQQQAMAQQAGQQALPPPQPGQPEPPKAAQTPASKKKSTKKEKK
- the LOC144025487 gene encoding protocadherin gamma-A4-like isoform X23; the protein is MAHLWHMVPCWSVAFFFVLLGYAHGDLSYSVQEEMKRGSVIGNIAKDLGLEVGKLSARKARVDMENSNKQYCGINLRTGDLMVADRIDREEHCGEKPSCVLKFELLLENPLELHRLSLQIQDVNDNSPIFSKDFVKLEISESADKGAKYRINAAHDADIGTNSVQRYILQRNSNFVFRIQTTNEGSKYGELILDKELDREEQQEIKLLLTAVDGGSPQRSGTVVIHVIVLDANDNAPVFTQAVYRTSVKEDSAIKTPVITVSASDADEGINGEVTYEFSRLSDKAKNMFSLNQKTGEILVVGEIDYEDASSHEVLVEAKDGYGLSSEAKVIINIIDVNDNAPVINLKSLFNSVAENVPPGAEVGIINVQDRDSEKNGQVHCSIQQNVPFKLVPSIKNYYSLVTTGPLDRERVSDYNITISATDEGSPPLSSFKNVHLSVGDINDNPPVFEEQSYSAYVSENNKAGSTLCSVSAQDPDWRQNGTVIYSLLPAEVNGAPVSSYVSVNGDTGVIHAVRSFDYEHLRSFQVHVMARDNGSPPLSSNVSVSVYISDVNDNSPQILYPAPEGNSFMTELVPKAAHGGSVVSKVIAVDADSGQNAWLSYHIVKSTDPGLFTIGLHSGEIRTQRDISESDSMKQNLIVAVKDNGQPPLSATCSMYLLISDNLAEVPELKDISYDDKNSKVTSYLIIALVSVSTFFLTFIIIVLGVRFCRRRKPRLLFDGAVAIPSAYLPPNYADVDGTGTLRSTYNYDAYLTTGSRTSDFKFVSSYNDNTLPADQTLRKSPSDFVDELHDSFDPLEQKPPNNDWRFNQGARPGPSGPHMPYGTHIRWTPKSGTRAAGGPEVAMGTGPWPQPPTEAEQLQALMAAANVSEATGTLGPGTMGLSTRYSPQFTLQHVPDYRQNVYIPGSTATLTSNPQQQQQQAMAQQAGQQALPPPQPGQPEPPKAAQTPASKKKSTKKEKK